From a single Sphingomonas sp. OV641 genomic region:
- the eno gene encoding phosphopyruvate hydratase: MSHAITTVLARQLWDSRGRPTVEAEVRLANGAVGRAIAPAGASRGAHEAIDLRDGGAAFGGMGVAHAVANVAREIAPMLAGMDARDQAAVDAALTALDGTPTKQRLGGNAVVAVSMAVLHAAAAGEGVPVWRWLAQDRAVRLPLPEIQIFGGGAHAGRRTDIQDFMVMAPHAGSFRRALEITEGVYRAAGRLMADLAPLAGVADEGGWWPSFSSNEQALDVLTRAIEAAGRRPGEDVFISLDIAANEFGDGNGYRLALDDRVLDGAAMAETVIGWTRRYPILSIEDPASQDDLATMAAVTGAIGGTVQVIGDDVLVTRAERVEAAAAAAACNAALIKVNQIGTVTEAKAALDAARMHGWGTIVSARSGETEDVTIAHLAVGWDAGQFKVGSFTRSERMAKWNEMLRIEEAMGAQAAFAGASAFAAPIAARLSPAGGAR, translated from the coding sequence ATGAGCCACGCAATCACCACCGTTCTCGCCCGCCAGCTATGGGATTCGCGCGGCCGGCCGACGGTGGAGGCCGAGGTGCGGCTGGCGAATGGCGCAGTCGGCCGGGCCATCGCCCCCGCCGGCGCATCGCGCGGCGCGCATGAGGCGATCGACCTGCGCGACGGCGGCGCGGCGTTCGGCGGCATGGGGGTGGCGCATGCGGTGGCCAATGTTGCGCGGGAAATCGCCCCCATGCTCGCCGGCATGGACGCGCGCGACCAGGCGGCGGTCGACGCGGCCCTGACAGCGCTGGACGGTACGCCGACCAAGCAGCGGCTCGGCGGCAATGCCGTGGTGGCCGTGTCCATGGCGGTGCTTCACGCGGCGGCGGCGGGGGAGGGGGTGCCCGTCTGGCGCTGGCTGGCGCAGGATCGCGCGGTGCGCCTGCCGCTTCCCGAGATCCAGATCTTCGGCGGCGGCGCGCATGCCGGACGGCGCACCGACATTCAGGATTTCATGGTGATGGCCCCGCACGCCGGCAGCTTCCGCCGCGCGCTGGAGATCACGGAAGGCGTGTATCGCGCCGCCGGCCGGTTGATGGCGGATCTCGCCCCGCTCGCCGGCGTGGCGGACGAGGGCGGCTGGTGGCCCAGCTTTTCCTCGAACGAACAGGCGCTGGACGTGCTGACCCGCGCGATCGAGGCGGCGGGGCGTCGCCCGGGCGAGGATGTGTTCATCTCGCTCGATATCGCCGCCAATGAATTCGGCGATGGCAACGGCTATCGCCTGGCGCTGGACGATCGCGTCCTGGACGGCGCGGCGATGGCGGAAACGGTGATCGGCTGGACGCGGCGCTATCCCATTCTCTCGATCGAGGATCCCGCCTCGCAGGACGATCTCGCCACCATGGCCGCCGTCACCGGGGCGATCGGCGGCACGGTGCAGGTGATCGGCGACGACGTGCTCGTCACCCGCGCCGAGCGGGTCGAGGCCGCCGCCGCTGCCGCGGCCTGCAACGCGGCGCTCATCAAGGTGAACCAGATCGGCACGGTGACGGAGGCGAAGGCCGCGCTGGATGCGGCGCGCATGCACGGCTGGGGCACGATCGTGTCGGCGCGTTCGGGCGAGACGGAGGATGTGACCATCGCGCATCTCGCGGTCGGCTGGGACGCAGGCCAGTTCAAGGTCGGCTCCTTCACGCGGTCCGAGCGGATGGCGAAGTGGAACGAGATGCTGCGGATCGAGGAAGCCATGGGCGCACAGGCCGCGTTCGCCGGCGCATCGGCCTTTGCCGCCCCGATCGCCGCCCGCCTCTCGCCGGCGGGAGGCGCGCGTTGA
- a CDS encoding alpha/beta fold hydrolase encodes MSRLPVMLASGQLLTAESWAPQRAAWADRDVRHADHTRDDTIAGMADRLLAAAPPRFALVAHAMGGFVAMEVMRRAAPRVARLALVATLASADGPAQTARRQGYIDLVTAGRFDQVIEERIPMLFPSDRRDDPVLLGAARRMAANTGADTFLRQQRAIMGRIDSRPSLGRITVPALLIRGTGDGITTAEQQADMLAAILGARLETLPGVGHLPMLEAPAATTAILTRWIDEAEA; translated from the coding sequence ATGAGCAGGCTTCCCGTCATGCTCGCCTCCGGCCAGCTCCTGACGGCGGAAAGCTGGGCGCCGCAACGCGCCGCCTGGGCGGATCGTGACGTGCGCCACGCCGATCACACGCGGGACGACACGATCGCCGGCATGGCGGATCGCCTGCTTGCCGCCGCGCCGCCCCGTTTCGCGCTGGTCGCGCATGCCATGGGCGGCTTTGTCGCCATGGAGGTGATGCGCCGCGCCGCGCCCCGTGTCGCGCGCCTTGCGCTCGTCGCCACCTTGGCCAGTGCGGACGGCCCGGCGCAGACGGCGCGGCGACAGGGTTATATCGATCTCGTCACCGCGGGCCGCTTCGATCAGGTGATCGAGGAGCGTATCCCCATGCTCTTTCCCTCCGACCGGCGCGACGACCCCGTCCTGCTTGGCGCCGCGCGCCGCATGGCGGCCAATACTGGCGCGGACACCTTTTTGCGGCAGCAGCGCGCGATCATGGGCCGGATCGACAGCCGCCCTTCGCTTGGCCGCATCACCGTGCCCGCCCTGCTGATCCGCGGCACGGGCGATGGCATCACCACCGCCGAGCAGCAGGCCGACATGCTTGCCGCCATCCTTGGGGCACGGCTGGAGACGCTACCCGGCGTCGGCCACTTGCCGATGCTGGAGGCGCCGGCGGCGACCACCGCCATTCTCACCCGCTGGATCGACGAGGCAGAGGCATGA
- a CDS encoding TonB-dependent receptor, with product MTHTVRALLAASTAAALVLGTQAAAEAGAQAASTASPPPTLAPTPAPSADPLPGTPQSTGSQATAATQAAPATDSASPASVEGIGTSGDIVVTAQRREQRLQDVPISMEVVTGETIDAFQATDFKAVQNYVPNVFVQQTNGNDTIYIRGFGSPPQNFSFDQAVSVYVDGIYAGRVRQALNPFFDVARVEVLRGPQGALYGKNTPAGAVSVVSAGPTKEFEGSVTGVYNFDLRGIDLTGYVSGPLSDTFGLRVAARIQDQDGYLFNRFNSKDEPNNQLQLFRISARWEPADNVDISGKLELTNQDRSGGLGVSSPVTTRQQVKRTRYIDNGPLGEEQSSNRSVLGSVTANIGIGDHTLTSITGYSWFNGSVTNYFDQETPSGAITPSSVYNMYPERFRQFSQEFRLLSPSGGTLEYVLGAYYDTSRYNLTQLGGFNIAALNYFGLMETNFRQKARSISVFGQATLRPFDGFRVIGSLRYTNTHKDGTFGGRLRYGPYALRPVNTTADQSIREGLTDPSVTLQYDITRDLMIYAVYGRGSKSGGFVSNTYGTTDATFVYLPERSRNWEAGVKATLADGRVSANVSVYDTKFTDLQSSVYNPVISTYQVGNAAAATSRGIEGSLRVAPSRYFDITASGAYQDVKYDDYPGAACLATQPIAECNPASPASIQANNLAGVRLPYTSKFTGNVAVHGRIDVGDAYKIDGNAIVGGRSGFYNSDNQSPLYGYQSGFAKLDLRLQFGPQDERWHVAFVGRNLTDKLTTGSAFLLPAPITAVPRAILFVEPPRNIAIEAGVKF from the coding sequence ATGACACACACGGTCCGTGCGCTGTTGGCGGCGTCCACCGCGGCGGCGCTGGTGCTGGGCACGCAGGCCGCGGCCGAGGCTGGCGCGCAGGCAGCGTCCACTGCCAGCCCCCCGCCGACACTCGCGCCGACACCCGCGCCCTCCGCCGATCCGCTGCCCGGCACGCCGCAATCGACCGGCTCGCAGGCGACCGCCGCCACCCAGGCCGCACCCGCCACCGACAGCGCCAGCCCGGCTAGTGTCGAGGGTATCGGCACCAGCGGCGACATCGTGGTCACCGCGCAGCGCCGCGAGCAGCGGTTGCAGGACGTGCCGATCTCCATGGAGGTGGTCACCGGTGAAACGATCGACGCCTTCCAGGCGACCGACTTCAAGGCGGTGCAGAATTACGTTCCCAACGTCTTCGTGCAGCAGACCAACGGCAACGACACCATCTACATCCGCGGTTTCGGTTCGCCGCCGCAGAACTTCTCCTTTGACCAGGCGGTCAGCGTCTATGTCGACGGCATCTATGCCGGCCGCGTGCGCCAGGCGCTCAATCCGTTCTTCGATGTCGCCCGGGTGGAGGTGCTGCGCGGGCCGCAGGGCGCGCTGTATGGCAAGAACACGCCCGCCGGCGCGGTCAGCGTCGTCTCCGCCGGGCCGACCAAGGAATTCGAAGGCTCCGTCACCGGCGTCTACAATTTCGACCTGCGCGGCATCGACCTCACCGGCTATGTCTCCGGGCCATTGAGCGACACGTTTGGCCTGCGCGTCGCCGCCCGTATTCAGGATCAGGACGGTTATCTGTTCAACCGGTTCAACAGCAAGGATGAACCCAACAACCAGCTCCAGCTCTTCCGGATCAGCGCACGGTGGGAGCCGGCCGACAATGTCGACATTTCCGGCAAGCTCGAACTCACCAATCAGGATCGCAGCGGCGGCCTGGGCGTGTCCAGCCCGGTCACCACGCGCCAGCAGGTGAAGCGCACGCGCTATATCGACAATGGCCCGCTGGGGGAGGAACAGTCCAGCAACCGTTCCGTGCTCGGCTCCGTCACCGCGAACATCGGCATCGGCGATCACACGCTCACCTCGATCACCGGCTATTCCTGGTTCAACGGCTCCGTCACCAATTACTTCGACCAGGAAACCCCCAGCGGCGCGATCACGCCCAGTTCGGTCTACAACATGTACCCGGAACGGTTCCGCCAGTTCTCGCAGGAGTTCCGCCTCCTGTCGCCCAGCGGCGGCACGCTCGAATATGTGCTTGGCGCCTATTACGATACGTCGCGCTACAATCTGACGCAGCTTGGCGGATTCAACATCGCCGCGCTCAACTATTTCGGCCTGATGGAAACCAACTTCCGGCAGAAGGCGCGCTCCATCTCCGTCTTCGGTCAGGCGACGCTGCGCCCGTTCGACGGATTTCGCGTGATCGGCAGCCTGCGCTATACCAACACGCATAAGGACGGCACGTTCGGCGGCCGCCTGCGCTACGGCCCCTATGCGCTGCGTCCGGTGAACACCACCGCGGACCAGTCGATCCGCGAAGGGCTGACCGATCCATCGGTGACGCTGCAGTACGACATCACGCGCGATCTGATGATCTATGCCGTGTACGGCCGCGGCTCCAAATCGGGCGGCTTCGTGTCGAACACCTATGGCACGACCGATGCGACCTTCGTCTATCTTCCCGAACGCTCGCGCAACTGGGAAGCGGGGGTGAAGGCGACGCTGGCGGACGGGCGCGTTTCGGCGAACGTGTCGGTGTACGATACCAAGTTCACCGACCTGCAATCTTCTGTCTACAATCCGGTGATCTCCACCTATCAGGTCGGCAACGCCGCCGCGGCCACCTCGCGCGGGATCGAAGGGTCGCTCCGCGTCGCGCCCAGCCGCTATTTCGACATCACCGCGTCCGGCGCCTATCAGGACGTGAAATATGATGACTATCCCGGCGCGGCGTGCCTCGCGACGCAGCCGATCGCGGAGTGCAACCCGGCCTCGCCCGCCAGTATCCAGGCCAACAACCTCGCCGGGGTGCGCCTGCCCTATACGTCGAAATTCACCGGCAACGTCGCGGTGCACGGCCGGATCGATGTGGGCGATGCTTACAAGATCGACGGCAATGCCATCGTCGGTGGCCGTTCGGGCTTCTACAATTCGGACAATCAAAGCCCGCTCTATGGCTATCAGAGCGGCTTTGCGAAGCTCGATCTCCGGCTCCAGTTCGGGCCGCAGGACGAGCGCTGGCACGTGGCCTTTGTCGGCCGCAACCTGACCGACAAGCTCACCACCGGCAGCGCCTTCCTGCTCCCCGCACCGATCACCGCCGTGCCCCGCGCGATCCTGTTCGTGGAGCCTCCGCGCAACATCGCGATCGAGGCGGGCGTGAAGTTCTGA
- a CDS encoding alpha/beta hydrolase, translating to MDRRDVDGLDVTFIGKVSPTARRIQAGGHPCQGIYYAPAGRRPRTAVIATHYNVDFSEHYIAPYFARRGYGFLGWNTRYRGFEDQFLLEHAVLDIGVGMRWLREEAGVERIVILGNSGGGSLMGAYQAEAIAPTLGHALPPAGEDALAQLIKADLYISLNAHQGRPEVLTDWMDASVVDEFDPVATDPALDPFNPDNGPPYAPQFVERYRAAQRARNQRITDWAKAELARLNAAGVPDRLFALFRCWGDLRCMDPSLDPSDRAPRRCYRGDPAVANRTPSIGRANTLRTWLNMWSLETSPCQGAPHLAKFDTPALVVQGTADTGVFPSDARKIFDHIGSADKELQLVNGAHYFEDSEAHRDTAADLMAAWIEQKA from the coding sequence ATGGATCGACGCGATGTGGATGGGCTGGACGTGACCTTCATCGGCAAGGTGTCGCCCACCGCGCGGCGCATCCAGGCCGGCGGGCACCCGTGCCAGGGCATCTATTATGCGCCGGCCGGCCGACGCCCCAGAACGGCGGTGATCGCCACGCACTATAACGTCGATTTCAGCGAACATTATATCGCGCCCTATTTTGCCCGTCGCGGCTATGGCTTTCTCGGCTGGAACACCCGTTATCGCGGCTTCGAGGATCAGTTCCTGCTCGAACATGCCGTGCTCGACATCGGCGTGGGCATGCGCTGGCTGCGTGAGGAGGCGGGGGTCGAGCGGATCGTGATCCTCGGCAATTCGGGCGGCGGATCGCTGATGGGTGCCTATCAGGCGGAAGCGATCGCCCCCACGCTCGGCCATGCCCTGCCGCCCGCCGGCGAGGACGCGCTGGCGCAGCTCATCAAGGCGGATCTCTATATTTCGCTGAACGCGCATCAGGGCCGGCCGGAGGTGCTGACCGACTGGATGGATGCGTCTGTGGTGGACGAATTCGATCCCGTGGCGACCGACCCGGCGCTCGATCCCTTCAACCCGGACAATGGCCCGCCCTATGCGCCCCAGTTCGTCGAGCGGTATCGCGCGGCGCAGCGCGCACGCAACCAGCGGATCACCGATTGGGCCAAGGCGGAGCTTGCCCGGCTGAACGCGGCCGGCGTGCCGGACCGCCTCTTCGCGCTGTTCCGCTGCTGGGGGGATCTCAGGTGCATGGACCCGTCGCTCGATCCGTCAGACCGCGCGCCGCGCCGCTGCTATCGCGGCGATCCGGCGGTGGCGAACCGCACGCCCTCGATCGGCCGCGCCAACACGCTTCGCACCTGGCTCAACATGTGGAGCCTCGAAACCTCACCGTGCCAGGGCGCGCCGCATCTCGCCAAGTTCGATACGCCGGCGCTGGTGGTGCAGGGCACCGCCGATACCGGTGTGTTTCCCAGCGATGCGCGCAAGATCTTCGATCACATCGGGTCGGCGGACAAGGAACTGCAACTGGTGAACGGCGCGCATTACTTCGAGGATTCGGAGGCGCATCGCGATACCGCCGCCGATCTGATGGCGGCCTGGATCGAACAAAAGGCATGA
- a CDS encoding calcium-binding protein, whose protein sequence is MRSFAKTIGGTAKTDTIKGSSLNDLIRAMAGADQVEGGDGDDDIYGGDGDDFLRGGNGIDFLYGELGNDKLDGGRGADRLIGGDGNDTITGGDDGDTIDGGLGHDTILGDAGNDIIYAGDGRDYLDGGYGDDIIYAGAGDDGFVNEINPATGKLTTQAVGGGAGNDTIYGEAGNDKLKGQSGNDKVYGGDGNDRVDGGDGDNRLEGGSGDDIISAEYGVDVLLGGDGRDNMQAGAGNDYMEGGNDADNMNGEAGNDQMFGDAGDDYMLGGDGADRMHGGTGVDKLLGELGADQLWGDAGADWFVFKGAGALDGGDTIMDFENGIDRIVLEKLGVKSFSSSGAPGTVFAHDLANGDVALDVVTSSGAEFTIRLADPLGTLNAAHLSSADFILV, encoded by the coding sequence ATGCGTAGCTTTGCAAAAACGATCGGCGGCACCGCCAAGACCGACACGATAAAGGGAAGCAGCCTCAACGATCTTATCCGCGCGATGGCCGGGGCGGATCAGGTCGAAGGGGGCGACGGAGACGACGACATCTATGGCGGCGACGGGGATGACTTCCTGCGCGGCGGCAACGGGATCGATTTTCTTTACGGCGAACTGGGCAACGACAAGCTGGACGGTGGGCGCGGCGCGGACCGGCTGATCGGCGGCGACGGCAACGACACCATCACCGGCGGTGACGACGGCGACACGATCGACGGCGGCCTGGGGCATGACACGATCCTGGGCGATGCCGGCAACGACATCATCTACGCCGGCGACGGGCGCGACTATCTGGACGGCGGCTATGGCGACGACATCATCTATGCCGGCGCGGGCGACGACGGCTTCGTCAACGAGATCAACCCGGCGACGGGCAAGCTGACCACCCAGGCGGTGGGCGGCGGCGCCGGCAACGACACCATCTATGGCGAGGCCGGCAACGACAAGCTGAAGGGCCAGTCGGGCAACGACAAGGTCTATGGCGGCGACGGCAACGACCGGGTCGACGGCGGCGACGGCGACAATCGGCTGGAAGGCGGCAGCGGCGACGACATCATCTCCGCCGAATATGGCGTGGACGTGCTGCTGGGCGGCGACGGGCGCGACAACATGCAGGCCGGCGCCGGCAACGATTACATGGAGGGCGGCAACGACGCCGACAACATGAACGGCGAGGCCGGCAACGACCAGATGTTTGGCGACGCGGGCGACGATTACATGCTGGGCGGCGACGGGGCCGACCGGATGCACGGCGGAACAGGCGTCGACAAGCTGCTGGGCGAACTGGGCGCGGACCAATTGTGGGGCGATGCCGGCGCGGACTGGTTCGTCTTCAAGGGCGCGGGCGCGCTGGACGGCGGCGACACGATCATGGATTTCGAGAACGGGATCGACCGGATCGTGCTGGAGAAGCTGGGCGTCAAGTCGTTCAGCAGCAGCGGGGCGCCGGGCACGGTGTTCGCGCACGACCTGGCCAACGGCGATGTCGCGCTGGACGTGGTGACATCGAGCGGCGCGGAATTCACCATCCGGCTTGCCGATCCGCTGGGCACGCTGAACGCGGCGCATCTGTCGTCGGCGGACTTCATCCTGGTCTGA
- a CDS encoding glutathione S-transferase family protein → MIVLHGGPTPNARKIAIALLEMGLEWRLEDVDILAGDQLTPEFLALNPNNKTPVIVDEDGPAGRFVLWETGAILLYLAEKAGRFLPADPVARAICWQWLMFQVSGVGPMFGQAAHFGFYAAERHPYAIERYTREVDRLLRVLDGQLAKTEWVAGGEYTIADMAMLPYLRRPVEEQASRYPHVARWGQAMLARPAVREGMALGIARPETIEGGLDGFTDEHRSILWGERQHAAR, encoded by the coding sequence ATGATCGTGCTTCATGGCGGGCCGACGCCCAATGCGCGCAAGATCGCCATCGCGCTGCTTGAGATGGGCCTTGAATGGCGGCTGGAGGACGTGGACATCCTGGCCGGCGACCAGTTGACGCCCGAGTTCCTGGCGCTGAACCCCAACAACAAGACGCCGGTGATCGTGGACGAGGACGGGCCGGCAGGCCGGTTCGTCCTGTGGGAAACGGGCGCGATCCTCCTCTACCTGGCCGAAAAGGCAGGACGCTTCCTGCCGGCCGATCCCGTGGCGCGGGCGATCTGCTGGCAATGGCTGATGTTCCAGGTGTCGGGCGTCGGCCCGATGTTCGGTCAGGCAGCGCATTTCGGCTTCTACGCGGCGGAGCGGCACCCTTATGCCATTGAACGCTACACGCGCGAGGTGGATCGCCTGTTGCGGGTATTGGACGGGCAGCTGGCCAAGACCGAATGGGTGGCGGGCGGCGAATATACGATCGCCGACATGGCCATGCTGCCCTATCTGCGCCGGCCGGTGGAGGAGCAGGCGAGCCGCTATCCCCATGTCGCGCGCTGGGGCCAGGCGATGCTCGCCCGACCGGCGGTGCGTGAGGGCATGGCGCTTGGCATCGCGCGGCCGGAGACGATCGAGGGCGGGCTGGACGGCTTCACCGACGAGCATCGCTCGATCCTGTGGGGGGAGCGCCAGCACGCGGCGCGGTGA
- a CDS encoding glutathione S-transferase N-terminal domain-containing protein translates to MIDLHYCATPNGMKVALMLEETGLAHRIIPYDIFEGDQLRPGFGRINPNRKLPAIVDHDPGAGESPLPVFESGAILQYLGEKTGQFLAPAGPLRSRTIQWLTWQVAALGPMGGQASHFLRYAPAGQDYAVERYTREYDRLLAVLENRLAESPYLAGEEYTIADMAVWPGQASAFVMGRQGSERPATRRWYEAIAARPAVQRATARADLKAPDKYLGRHQKLSEAEWSNMFGDAMHAAVRGD, encoded by the coding sequence ATGATCGACCTTCATTACTGCGCCACGCCCAATGGCATGAAGGTGGCCCTGATGCTGGAGGAAACCGGTCTGGCGCACCGGATCATTCCCTATGACATCTTCGAGGGCGATCAGCTTCGCCCCGGCTTCGGGCGGATCAATCCCAATCGCAAGCTGCCGGCGATCGTCGATCATGATCCGGGCGCTGGAGAGTCTCCGCTGCCTGTGTTCGAGTCCGGCGCTATCCTGCAATATCTCGGCGAGAAGACCGGGCAGTTCCTGGCGCCTGCCGGCCCGCTGCGCAGTCGCACGATCCAGTGGCTGACGTGGCAGGTCGCCGCACTCGGCCCGATGGGCGGGCAGGCGAGCCATTTCCTGCGCTATGCCCCGGCGGGCCAGGATTATGCCGTCGAACGCTACACCCGCGAATATGATCGCCTGCTGGCCGTGCTGGAAAACCGGCTGGCGGAAAGCCCGTATCTGGCGGGCGAGGAATATACGATCGCGGACATGGCCGTCTGGCCGGGGCAGGCGTCTGCCTTTGTCATGGGCCGGCAGGGGTCGGAACGGCCCGCCACCCGCCGCTGGTACGAGGCGATCGCCGCCCGCCCCGCCGTGCAGCGCGCCACCGCCCGCGCCGATCTGAAAGCGCCCGACAAATATCTCGGCCGCCACCAGAAGCTGTCGGAGGCGGAATGGTCCAACATGTTCGGCGACGCCATGCACGCCGCAGTGCGCGGCGACTGA
- a CDS encoding phosphotransferase family protein, whose translation MIADVATLAALRRLGLVAEGAPVALTALSGGVSCDVWRADIPGRPPLVVKRALPQLRVAAEWLAPVSRAENEVAWLRRVALIDPALVPVVVAHSPADHLFVLDWLDPARHPVWRDELVAGRVDPAFAAGLGAALARIHADTAGEAGVARDFGDPALFDALRIAPFFRTTADRVPEVAARLHAIADALAQRRIALVHGDVSPKNILVGPTGGVFLDAECAVYGDPAFDLAFCTTHLLLKQVWLPQHRAALAQSAHQFVAHYLAGVRWEEAGPLADRAGELVAALLLARVEGKSPAPYLDDAARALVRARAVALLTGETPDVTDLIARWEPR comes from the coding sequence ATGATCGCCGACGTCGCCACGCTTGCCGCGCTGCGCCGGCTGGGGCTGGTGGCGGAGGGGGCGCCGGTTGCGTTGACGGCGCTGTCGGGCGGCGTTTCGTGCGACGTGTGGCGCGCCGACATCCCGGGCCGGCCCCCGCTGGTGGTGAAGCGCGCGCTGCCGCAGCTGCGCGTTGCCGCCGAGTGGCTCGCCCCGGTCAGCCGCGCGGAAAACGAGGTCGCGTGGCTCCGCCGCGTGGCACTGATCGATCCCGCGCTGGTGCCCGTGGTGGTGGCGCATTCGCCGGCCGATCACCTGTTCGTCCTCGATTGGCTCGATCCGGCGCGGCACCCGGTCTGGCGGGACGAGCTGGTCGCCGGCCGGGTCGATCCAGCCTTTGCCGCCGGCCTCGGCGCCGCGCTTGCCCGCATCCACGCCGATACGGCCGGCGAAGCAGGCGTGGCGCGCGACTTCGGCGATCCCGCGCTTTTCGATGCGCTGCGCATCGCGCCCTTTTTCCGCACCACCGCCGATCGGGTGCCGGAGGTGGCTGCGCGCCTGCACGCCATCGCCGATGCCCTGGCGCAGCGGCGCATCGCGCTGGTCCATGGCGATGTCAGCCCCAAGAACATCCTGGTCGGCCCGACGGGCGGCGTGTTCCTCGATGCCGAATGCGCGGTATACGGCGACCCGGCCTTTGACCTTGCCTTCTGCACCACGCACCTGTTGCTGAAGCAGGTCTGGCTGCCGCAGCACCGCGCCGCGCTGGCGCAATCGGCACATCAGTTCGTCGCGCATTATCTCGCCGGGGTCCGTTGGGAGGAAGCCGGCCCGCTTGCCGACCGCGCGGGGGAGCTGGTCGCCGCGCTGCTCCTCGCCCGCGTCGAGGGAAAGTCGCCTGCGCCCTATCTCGACGATGCCGCCCGCGCGCTGGTTCGCGCCCGCGCCGTGGCGCTGCTGACGGGAGAGACGCCCGATGTCACCGATCTGATCGCCCGATGGGAGCCACGATGA
- a CDS encoding NAD(P)-dependent oxidoreductase gives MRIVIDTHPGAGFQAQILAAFGPGAVTAIGPGGALGEAEVLLHVLHPVSAAAIAAAPHLRLIQKLGVGVNTVALDAAAARGIAVCNMPGVNAQAVAESALALLLAVLRRTVPLDAATRAGEWAVPDHVLDDLGEVAGRTVGLVGMGASASRLARALAALGAQIVYAARSDHDVPYRRLPLDTLVAEADVVSLHVPLTPETRHLVDPLAMKRGAVLVNVARGGLVDEARLARALASGHLRGAGLDVFATEPVSPDDPLLAAPNLVVSPHVAWQTPETLARSLAAAAENVRRLEAGAPLLNVVAPA, from the coding sequence TTGAGGATCGTCATCGACACGCACCCCGGCGCCGGTTTTCAGGCGCAGATCCTTGCCGCCTTCGGCCCCGGCGCGGTCACCGCGATCGGACCGGGCGGTGCGCTCGGCGAGGCGGAGGTGCTGCTCCACGTCCTCCACCCCGTGTCGGCCGCCGCCATCGCCGCCGCCCCGCACCTGCGCCTCATCCAGAAGCTGGGCGTCGGCGTGAACACGGTCGCGCTCGATGCCGCCGCCGCGCGCGGCATCGCCGTCTGCAACATGCCGGGCGTGAATGCGCAGGCGGTGGCGGAAAGCGCGCTTGCGCTGCTGCTGGCGGTGCTGCGTCGCACGGTGCCGCTCGACGCGGCGACGCGCGCCGGGGAATGGGCGGTGCCCGATCATGTGCTGGATGACCTGGGCGAGGTGGCCGGGCGCACGGTCGGCCTGGTCGGCATGGGCGCCAGCGCCTCGCGGTTGGCGCGCGCCCTTGCGGCTTTGGGGGCGCAAATCGTCTATGCCGCGCGCAGCGACCATGACGTGCCGTATCGCCGCCTGCCGCTCGATACCCTGGTCGCCGAGGCGGATGTCGTGTCGCTCCACGTGCCGCTCACGCCCGAAACGCGGCACTTGGTCGATCCGCTGGCAATGAAGCGCGGCGCGGTGCTGGTGAATGTCGCGCGTGGCGGGCTGGTGGACGAGGCGCGGCTCGCCCGCGCGCTCGCCAGCGGTCACCTGCGCGGCGCTGGGCTCGACGTGTTCGCGACCGAGCCGGTGTCCCCGGACGATCCTCTGCTCGCCGCGCCCAATCTCGTCGTCAGCCCGCATGTCGCCTGGCAGACGCCCGAGACGCTCGCCCGCAGCCTCGCCGCCGCGGCAGAGAATGTCCGGCGCCTGGAAGCCGGCGCGCCGCTGCTGAACGTGGTGGCACCGGCATGA
- a CDS encoding DUF3237 domain-containing protein, whose protein sequence is MAGSIGETVLGDYLCTVDFHVAGGILALGTSPFGERRIGYVTGGSFAGPRLSGMVLPGGGNWSVAGRLDDDRSVGTMDARAIWQTDDGALIHVSYGGRSVIPDDVRAEFADPARAGAVDPGRYYLRIAPVFETAHPGYAWLNGILAIGVGERTDQGARHRLYAVR, encoded by the coding sequence ATGGCCGGATCGATCGGGGAAACCGTGCTGGGCGATTATCTGTGCACGGTGGATTTCCACGTCGCCGGCGGCATTCTGGCGCTCGGCACGTCGCCGTTCGGGGAGCGCAGGATCGGCTATGTCACCGGTGGCAGCTTCGCCGGGCCGCGACTGTCGGGCATGGTGCTGCCGGGCGGGGGAAATTGGTCCGTGGCGGGGCGGCTGGACGATGATCGATCGGTCGGCACGATGGATGCCCGCGCGATCTGGCAGACCGACGACGGCGCGCTCATCCATGTGAGCTATGGCGGGCGCAGCGTGATCCCGGATGATGTGCGGGCGGAATTTGCCGATCCCGCGCGGGCAGGCGCGGTCGACCCGGGGCGCTATTACCTGCGCATCGCGCCCGTGTTCGAAACCGCGCATCCGGGTTATGCCTGGCTGAACGGCATTCTGGCGATCGGGGTGGGCGAGCGCACCGACCAGGGCGCGCGACACCGCCTCTACGCAGTTCGATGA